The sequence below is a genomic window from Candidatus Desulfatibia profunda.
TTGGGCAAAAAACCCTTTTACCAGACCGCCCGTGAAATTGCCCGCAGTCATCATGAACGCTGGGACGGCAACGGCTATCCTGATGGATTAAAAGGCGAAGCAATCCCTTTAGCCGCCCGGGTTGTTACCGTGGCTGACGTATTCGATGCGTTAATCCATGCGCGGCCGTATAAGCCGGCCTGGCCCGTGGAAGCGGCCCTGAAAGAGATGCAGGCGCTGTCCGGAAAAACATTCGATCCGAAGATTTTAAGCACCTTTTTGCGGATCCAGGCGGAAAAACAAAGAAATATTAAAGAATCCTGACCCCAGAGGACCAGGTTTTCAATGTT
It includes:
- a CDS encoding HD domain-containing protein, which produces LGKKPFYQTAREIARSHHERWDGNGYPDGLKGEAIPLAARVVTVADVFDALIHARPYKPAWPVEAALKEMQALSGKTFDPKILSTFLRIQAEKQRNIKES